TCCCTCCAACCTACTTGTAGAGCTATCAAAATTACACCAGCAGGCACTTCTTGCATTGCAATGTGTGCCATGCTCACAACCTGATAAAGCAATACTATGGAATAACTAACATATGGGTGTGGTACAAACCCGTGTTTACTGATAAATGGTTTCAAAgatattatttttgttcttgaCCTGTTTGATAGCAATGGTAACTTTCTCATGTATGAACGATTTGTGTCTAAATATAATTTTCTAGCACCTCAATTGTGCCATCAAAGATTTGCCTACATGTCTAGTGTTGCAAGGTATAGGTTTGTTGGATTAAAGATCTAACAATCAACAAATAAGACAATTGTTAGGTTTGAGTTGATGCTGAAAGCTTCTGAAAGACTTAAAAGCAAAAAGACCAGTTTATGAGGAGCCACGAGCTTACTTTATGTGTTCCTAGTGGAAATGTtcgttaattaattaattaactaacGCGGTTTCTAATTATTCATTGTTATCTTTTTAAATACTCTTTGATATTTTACATGATATCTGTTAGTGTAGTGGCCTGTCATTGTTCCATTTCTATTAAGGAAGGCAGGAAGAAAAGTTCCCAACGTTTACTCCCAACGACTTTTGGTAGACTTCACTCCCCATGCTTATTCGCGCATACGTCGCAGCTCTTTCAAAAAATTACGGACAGAATTGCCAAACCAACAAACCTGTATCAAGTCCCAAAATTATCAAGCGACGACAAAACGTCACCTTTAGTTTGTCATCTTTATTTCTGTTATGACAGCAGAATCAGACTATTTAAAGTTTTCTTCAAGCCTGTCACGTGGCAGAGGTTGCTAAGATACGATACAGGCTAGTAGTAAACAGTCTAGTTCCTTTTATAAGAAATTCTCTCAGTATTGAGGAGAtgccaaaacaacagacagaaatggTAATATGTTTAACTACATTAAAGTGCAAAACCTGTAGCAGCTAGTTTCTAATAAATAGCAATTAATTCAAGATGcgtaaaaatattattttaaataacaggTAGATGTTCCGCCATCCGGACGTTGGACCTGGAACGACGAAACACAAACCCTGGATTTCACGTGGTAAATAATCTATTCATCCAGGTAGATTTGTCCCTGTGTTATTGACTAACCTGTAAATTATTACAACTAAATTTGGCGCGTAACACGTGAAGAGCACAAGCTCCAAGTCATACCTGTGACGTAATTACCGACGTGACATAATATCTAATATCACATTTTTGGAGATACTTTTATACGAATACTGTGAAGTTAATACTGTTTCTGCAACGTTCACGTTCAGTATAGGCCTTTCCGTGGAAGTAAAAGAGAACCGAAAAAAGACAAGTGCGTCTATTCTTAACAAGCTTGCAAGCAAGGGTCCGAAGGGGTAAATAAAGCAACCATTCCGACATTGTCAATAGCATTATCCCAGTGATGGCTCGTTGGGCCTGCATTCATCAACTTTGCTTCATTTTCTCAAGAACCAGACATGCCACCCCATCagtcaggaagagagaggctCTTGAGCGTGTGAATGCTGTGAAGTCTGTTGGGGATGCCATAAGGGACTCTGTCACCCTTGATGATGTTAAACGTAGGTTTTGCATGCACTAGCAAAAGACATATTTTTGTGCTTGTGATCTTGAATCACGGCTTTTCCATGAACAGTAACATGTCATCATATTCCCATTATATGACACATCACAGTCTCATTAGCATTGTAATTTGAATTTGTCTCGATGTTATTTGGTTACACTTTTGTTGCAGAGGTGGCTCTGTCTTTGGTGCAAGAGAATGAGGCATTACGTAAACCTCTGGGCTTTCTGTCTGTGATCAAGTAAGAGATTTCCTTTTTACTCTCATTCATTTCCCTGTAACAatcccctgtctctccctctggctGGTCTAATGTGACTGTGCAGGGCAGGCACATATGAAACAGAAGTTGTATTGATATTCACAAGTAATTTTaagttaaattttaaaaatcttgtGTTTTCTCCCCTAGTCTGGGGGAGAAATTCCAATTCCCTGTAGTcatgtagccccccccccccagtgtgGGAGGATGAGAGCTTGAGCATTTGCCCTCTCATACTTGCCAAGTCAACTGTGGTCTTTCTTTCGCCTGCCAGTATACAAGCGTCTCAATGGAAATGTAGACCATGCGGagtcacttgtttttttttacagggatTCATCTGCAACTGTGCAGGCGCGCCCTTAACACTAGGGGGCGCCAAATGCAATGACAGGGAATGCGCCCTGTCCTGTGCCGACCCTCCCTTAACCCGGCCAAATAGGTTTTATTAAGTTTTAATGAGcatgtttgttctgtcttttcacAGGAGCCGTGAGCTGGATGCGTTCCtggtttctctcttgctttACCTGTCCTGTTACTTTGAGAAGAAAGCACTTGAGAAAAGTCCCAAGCCCCTCGTGGTGTGAGtgtcacaaaaaaaagcctcagtGTCAGAAAGGGAAATATTTCTTATAGTGGACATAACTAATAGAACCAGCTATGAGTCTTTTTAGTGAACTTTGTCTGAATGCATAGTCATTATTATACAGCGCTCTAAggaatgtgtgtaaatacataatGTTTTCAGAGCATCTCGGTCATTTATGTGCTACGCAGGTGCTTGAAGCTAAAGTTGGCTCTTAACACCTCCGCTGAAACGTTTACAAGTGcacttattctttttctttttctttttttttctctccacggGATTCACAGTAGCCCTTCACTGATACATGTTTCTAGATTAATTCATTttggtgtgatgtgtttttctaaGTGAGCAGAGTCTTATGGAGAAAAGGGAGATGGAAATGATGAGTGCCAAAGTAGAACTGGCCCTGAAACAGCTGGCCTTCTGTTACTCCAGTCTGGTACTGAGTCTGGGTCTGGTCCAGCGGCAACACATGGCACCTGGCAGGTCAGAACTCCCCATTAACACCGAGCACTGGAGGGGAGTCCAGTTCATAATTAATTGAACAGCACTAATGAAGTGGTTGATTGATCATCACGCGTGTAACATAATAGATGATGATCTCTTTTTGCAGGAACCGGGCGTATTCGACTCACAAAGAGAGGCAATTGCATGAGgtttgtgtcttaaaacagtttattgtctggtcACGGTGTTATCAGTCACACTTGCAGTGTATTTGCTGCGGGGTCTTAGTGTTAGATCCTTGGTATatgttctttgtttgtgttcaagTGTCTGTACAGCTTTTTCTGCAATGTGGCTTGGATAACGTTTGAGAGGCGGGACCTAAAGG
This sequence is a window from Chanos chanos chromosome 12, fChaCha1.1, whole genome shotgun sequence. Protein-coding genes within it:
- the ppp1r36 gene encoding protein phosphatase 1 regulatory subunit 36, producing the protein MGVVDVPPSGRWTWNDETQTLDFTCIGLSVEVKENRKKTSASILNKLASKGPKGHATPSVRKREALERVNAVKSVGDAIRDSVTLDDVKQVALSLVQENEALRKPLGFLSVIKSRELDAFLVSLLLYLSCYFEKKALEKSPKPLVVEQSLMEKREMEMMSAKVELALKQLAFCYSSLVLSLGLVQRQHMAPGRNRAYSTHKERQLHECLYSFFCNVAWITFERRDLKDIRAEIGRLLHSDTFNPALRTQLEILDAEQVLNSSKDGSQSEPRKHGRNPLDKRDLWQRLALSKILTLRSPVMVSLLPNPWEEAPHLFHKSCPQKQPLTKLCDTRAVMEELSQQLASVRFGILGKPLSQFNSTLMPLGTKSEDEEDDDDYDDRDDEELGIRIKSSKTSLLGRGSMTAATDKHSGPSRANTTFSRATTEAMSSDTE